The window gagggtggtgaaacactgcaatgcgttacctagggaggtggtggaatctccttccttagaagtttttaagatcaggcttgacaaagccctggctgggatgatttagttggggattaatcctggctttgagcagggggttggactagatgacctcctgaggtcccttccaaccctgatattctatgaaagggaGAGGATGAAGCGAGGGAAGCAATGTaggaaaggagagagggaagatCAGGGGTAGGTTTATTAGAAAAGTTGGAATTTGGTGAGGGCATTGCATAGCCATGCAGAATTGGAAAGCGAAAGCAAGGGTATGAGAAAACCAGTGAAGCGTTCCAAAGCACAGGCAACAGCACCAAGTTCAGCACCCTGAGTTGAGTGAGGCatgaatgaggagagaaaggAGCAGACCATAAACACCGAAGCCTTTGAGTTAAACCGTCTTCATGAGACAGTGGTGTGGGAATTTGAAGATTTAAAGGctgctctttttaatttttagacctgttcctttcttctccttttctaCATTCTGAGTGAGCCACTGATGGGCCCCGTTTTGCTGCTGCTAACTGCTGCTGTGCTGCgggtggagcgggctggggggtGTTCAGGGGCACTGCTTTCCCCCAACGAGTTGCCATCTGGCTCCACTTCAGGGGTGGTGttctggggtgggagcagggccgAGGTCTCACCGCCCAAGTCTGGCTTTTCTTTCTGCCAGAGTGGGGCCATCCCATCCTCACTATCCAATGAGCTCTCACTGCCGGCCAGGACAGGCTCCTCCTTCCTCCACCGCCTCCTCCTCTTGCGGCCAGGCAGAGGTGGCTCGTTCTCAGCAGAGGTGTCACGGTCTGAGGCTGACCCGGAGCACAGGACTGCCACCTCCACGCGGGGCAAGGCTGGGCTCTTGGAGGGCCGGCCCCGCTTGCGCTTGGAGGGTGATTCAGCACTGGGGGCAGCCGGGGCCCAGGGCACCTTGGGGGGCCGGCCCCGTCGGCGCTTCTCCAGAGGCTGCTCACTGCTTACTGTCTTGCTCCTGGATGAGACTGGCTCAGGGGCACTGGATCCTGGCTTCTGGGCATGTGGCTTTGGGGTGCTGGGTGAGGGCTGTGCTTCCGCCTCCCCTGGCAGTTCTGAGGTCCTGCTCCTTGGTGAGGAAAGCTCAGGCATCTTGGTCTCCAGCTTCATGACATGGGATGTGGGGACACCGGGTGGTGGCTGTACATCCCCCTTGTTGATTTCTGGAGACTTCTTTTTGGAGGGCTGGTGCCACTCATGGGGCAAATCAGTATGGGGGATGACCAGGGCACCGTGCACCTTGGGAGGTCGGCCCTGCTTGCGCTTCTCAAGGCGGGAGTTGCTATCACTGCTGTCTGTCTCGCTCCCGGGTGAGAATAATTCAGGGGCCTTGGTCTCCAGCTTCCTGATGTGGGACTTAAGAGTGCCGGATGGCAACTGCTCCAAAGACTTGATCTTGGGAGGCCGGCCCCGCTTGCGGGGCAACTCAGTGCTGGGGATGACTGGGGAACACTGTGCCTTGGGAGGACGGCCCCGCTTGCGGGGTGACTCAGCACTGGGGGTGACCAGGGAACATTGTGCCTTGGGAGGCCGTCCCCGCTTGCGGGGTGACTCAGCACTGGGGGCGACTGGGGAACACTGTGCCTTCTGAGGCCGGCCCCGCCCACGGGGTGACTCAGTGTTGGGGATGACTGAGGAACACTGTGCCTTGGGAGGACGGCCCCGCTTGGGAGGCAACTCAATGCTGGGGGGGACCACTACCAGGGAACTTTGTGCCTTGGGAGGCCGGCCCCGCCTCCGGGGCGACTCGGCCCTGGGGGCGACTGGGGAACACCATGGCTTGGGAGGCCAGCCCTGCTTGCGGGGTGACTCAGCACTGGAAGCGACTGGGGAACACTGTGCCTTGGGAGGCCGGCCCCGCCCACGTGGAGACTCAGCACTGGGGGTGACTGGGACACGGTGCGCCTTGGGAGGCCGGCCCCGCCTGCGCTTCTCAAGGGAAGagtcattctcacagatcttctTGCTCCTGGGTGAAGAGGGCTCAGGTGCCTTGGTCTCTGGCTTCCTGGCATGGGACTTGGGGGTGCCAGCTGGGGGCTGCACCTTCCCCTGGCTTGGCTGCTGCACAGACTTGTTCTTGGGGGGCCGGCCCCGTTTAGGCTTGAGGGGCACTGGGGAAAGGCTGAGGGCCATCTCTGGCTCAGAAGCTTCATCATCACTCTCCACCTCGaccctgtggctggcaggctggcttcggtgctgcagcagctcctcgcCGCTGGAGGACAGCGCCAGCTCCGAGATGCTGCTGGCCCAGCTGCTGCCGCTGTCGTTGTCTTTCTGGTCCAACTCCCTCCTGCCACCCAAGTCCGGCAGTTTGTCCTCAAGCCCCATGTCCTGGGTCATGCTTGTCAGCTTCTCCCGGGGCTAGGCTCACAGACCTGCGggccagctgggggaggggagagacaaacAGCAAGTGGAGAGAGGGCAGCGACTCACCTCTATCTgcacttcccccccccaaccaagCATTagagccccacccccaggtccccctccccttccctaaccaccccctccccgcagccagACAATCCATCTCCATCTCCCCCCTCAGCCAACCATCTCCCCAGATAccacccagctccccctcctccagcccccccatccaaccaacccacccaccctccccccagctccccctcctccagccccccccatccaaccaacccacccaccctccccccagctccccctcctccagcccccccatccaaccaacccacccaccctccccccagctccccctcctccagcccccccatccaaccaacccacccaccctccccccagctccccctcctccagcccccccatccaaccaacccacccaccctccccccagctccccctcctccagcccccccatccaaccaacccacccaccctccccccagctccccctcctccagcccccccatccaaccaacccacccaccctccccccagctccccctcctccagccccccccatccaaccaacccacccaccctccccccagctccccctcctccagccccccccatccaaccaacccacccaccctcccccagctccccctcctccagcccccccatccaaccaacccacccaccctccccccagctccccctcctccagccccccccatccaaccaacccacccaccctccccccagctccccctcctccagccccccccatccaaccaacccacccaccctccccccagctccccctcctccagcccccccatccaaccaacccacccaccctccagctccccctcctccagcccccccatccaaccaacccacccaccctccccccagctccccctcctccagcccccccatccaaccaacccacccaccctccccccagctccccctcctccagccccccccatccaaccaacccaccctccccccagctccccctcctccagccccccccatccaaccaacccaccctcccccagcccctcccccagccgaccaacccccgccccacccccgccccccacgccaGATCCCCCACGCGCTCAGCACCTCGGTTTCGGGCCGCGCGGTTTGGATGGGGCCGCGCGCCGTGCCCACTTCCGGAGAGGAGCCTGACCACCCACGCGCCAAGAAGGCAGGACAATCAACGGGCACTGGCAGGGAACAAATGAGGGGCGGACCCGGGGGAATTGAGCGGCAGCCAGATTGACCAATCGAGCTCCGGGGCTCGGCCTCGGCGGGTGAGCAGCGGGGAGCGTGGCCAAACAGAAGGGGAAGGCGGGGTTTGAAGCTGAGTGACGGCTCAGTTAGCCAATCAGCAATGGGAATGCTGCGCAGCGCTATGCTTGACGAACCAATCAGCCAATCAGACGGGGAGGAGGAACGGTTTTGCCAAGCATCCAACCAATCAGAAACCGAGCAGGGGGGCGGGCCAGCCAATAGGGGAAAAGAAGGCGCTCTTAAATGGATAGCTTCCTGGGTTAACGTGGGGTCAGCCAGGTGACCTCTGACCCCAGAGGCAGGGTTGGGGCCCTCACGCCAAGGGGGTTGCGGCTGCAGCATGGTCACGTGACCTGACCGGCGCCCTGGGCTGTCACATGGCAAACACTGACCTCTCGGTGCCCCCAGGTCACGTGAGGCCCCACGTGTGACCCTCAGGCGGCCGGGGTCGGGGAGCTGCCCTGGGCCCATCCTgtccctggccaggcccaggtTCGCCGGGGCCAGGGGGGCCCATCAGGCCCTTAGTGCACAGGGGGGAATCTCTCCCCCGGGACGAACacacccagcctggggcagggggctagggtgaccaggtgtccgctTTGCGACGGGAACAACCTGGCGGCTCCGGgccgactgggccattaaaagccCGCTGGGGGTGGCTATACGGCAGGCTAGTCCCTCCCTGTCCTGGCTGGCACCGCGCTGCGTGCGCCCCGGGAGCAGCAAACgaccagcaggtccggctcctaggcagcagGGCCACGGCAGCTCTGTGctctgccccaagcaccggctccgcgctcccattggctgggagctggccaaggggggtgggggagcaatcTCTGCGGGCgggtggagcctcctggcccaccgcctaggagccagacctgctggttGTTTGCCGCTTCCGGATCCTGCGCAACACCGGTGGTATCTGGGGAGGTGCCAGCATAGgcgggggaggtgtgtgtgttggggggtgccTCCCCTGCCTATGCCCTGCTACCAGACCTCTGCCCCACAACCCCTCACCTCACCTGGGGGGCCTCGGGTCCTGGGCCCCTGTGGcggccccaccccgctcccaggcCTCTGCTCCCGGGTATCGCTTGCCCCTTGCCCGTAGCCCCGCACCTGGCCCCATGGACGGGGCTCTGCTCTTGGCCCCGCACGTGGGGTCCCAGTTGCTGgtccctggctggagctctgctcctggccccatgcccTCCCCCAGCTGTCGCCTcggcccccttatccctgtccgGGTCCCCCGCTCCTGGAGAGACAGCCCTGCTCCCaatcaggggcaggggtggatgggtaagggggctggctttcagcacccccactactaGAAATGTTCCAGTGCCACTAGGTGCCAgggctgcactgctgaccaggagctgcctgaggtaagccagtgccccagccctgagcccccccaaacccagagctccaaacccctcatccctggcctcaccccagagccagcacccccaacccagagctttcaccccaactccctgcctcaacctgcagccccctcctgcacttcaaatcccttggccccatcttccaggctggagcc of the Eretmochelys imbricata isolate rEreImb1 chromosome 6, rEreImb1.hap1, whole genome shotgun sequence genome contains:
- the LOC144267022 gene encoding uncharacterized protein LOC144267022, producing MTQDMGLEDKLPDLGGRRELDQKDNDSGSSWASSISELALSSSGEELLQHRSQPASHRVEVESDDEASEPEMALSLSPVPLKPKRGRPPKNKSVQQPSQGKVQPPAGTPKSHARKPETKAPEPSSPRSKKICENDSSLEKRRRGRPPKAHRVPVTPSAESPRGRGRPPKAQCSPVASSAESPRKQGWPPKPWCSPVAPRAESPRRRGRPPKAQSSLVVVPPSIELPPKRGRPPKAQCSSVIPNTESPRGRGRPQKAQCSPVAPSAESPRKRGRPPKAQCSLVTPSAESPRKRGRPPKAQCSPVIPSTELPRKRGRPPKIKSLEQLPSGTLKSHIRKLETKAPELFSPGSETDSSDSNSRLEKRKQGRPPKVHGALVIPHTDLPHEWHQPSKKKSPEINKGDVQPPPGVPTSHVMKLETKMPELSSPRSRTSELPGEAEAQPSPSTPKPHAQKPGSSAPEPVSSRSKTVSSEQPLEKRRRGRPPKVPWAPAAPSAESPSKRKRGRPSKSPALPRVEVAVLCSGSASDRDTSAENEPPLPGRKRRRRWRKEEPVLAGSESSLDSEDGMAPLWQKEKPDLGGETSALLPPQNTTPEVEPDGNSLGESSAPEHPPARSTRSTAAVSSSKTGPISGSLRM